One segment of Odontesthes bonariensis isolate fOdoBon6 chromosome 1, fOdoBon6.hap1, whole genome shotgun sequence DNA contains the following:
- the LOC142386863 gene encoding uncharacterized protein LOC142386863 has protein sequence MEPINVVWWIDMFVCFPLTIALICWLCYEARRPPVPVYYMNLLISNLIWFCSFIVLVAKDHTSSTSGTHALGCFCTSLASSLGFRMCIAVERFSVVACPQLHCIRQMKGSLLLCAAVWAVCIVVVPLLVTFGEVLILCILGLLPAPVFIISVTGTLKLLFQTPPAATSVPAEEKRRIVATLVLLLLGYTLMILPTLIMQFLEELVNTNLFETITTLYTLLLLSRFVDLFLYVFMLKELGNKLLVRLCCCTMEHTVADDGRGVTV, from the exons ATGGAGCCGATTAATGTGGTGTGGTGGATCGACATGTTTGTCTGCTTTCCTCTGACGATAGCGCTCATCTGTTGGTTGTGCTATGAG GCACGAAGACCTCCTGTTCCAGTCTACTACATGAACCTCCTGATCTCCAATCTGATATGGTTCTGTAGTTTTATTGTTTTGGTGGCAAAAGACCACACCTCAAGTACCTCAGGAACTCATGCTCTCGGCTGCTTTTGCACCAGTCTTGCATCCAGTCTTGGCTTCAGGATGTGCATTGCCGTGGAAAG GTTTTCTGTCGTCGCCTGCCCACAGCTGCACTGCATCAGGCAAATGAAAGGCTCACTGCTGCTCTGTGCCGCAGTCTGGGCTGTTTGCATAGTCGTTGTCCCTCTTCTGGTAACTTTCGGCGAGGTTTTAATTCTCTGTATTTTGGGCCTTCTCCCTGCCCCCGTCTTCATCATCTCTGTGACTGGAACCCTGAAACTACTGTTCCAAACTCCACCTGCTGCCACCTCGGTGCCCGCTGAGGAAAAACGAAGAATTGTGGCAACGTTAGTTCTGTTGCTGCTTGGCTACACTCTGATGATCCTTCCCACACTCATTATGCAATTTTTAGAGGAGTTAGTTAACACCAATCTCTTTGAGACCATTACCACACTTTACACCTTGCTTCTGCTCAGTCGTTTTGTGGACTTGTTTCTGTACGTCTTTATGCTCAAAGAACTCGGTAACAAGCTGCTGGTGCGTCTGTGCTGCTGCACGATGGAGCACACGGTGGCCGATGATGGCAGAGGAGTGACAGTGTGA